A single window of Candidatus Flexicrinis affinis DNA harbors:
- a CDS encoding substrate-binding domain-containing protein, producing MTGLPKRIVVWAALSSTLIGCSVRGVPSTAPSDSDEPLRIVATTSALPLVMEAISAYDAGVLNVEVRTGNYRQAITMLLDGDVQLVVTTHLDATDAVRVWAAPVAQDAVTLIVHPSNPIEDISLSNARRLFQGQVGTWADLGGDDRPVTVVSREDGSGIRAQFDQLVMGTRATTGAAITAASTESVLRQVASDPNAVGYVSLSSVDRSVRALSVEGVLPSVRTLSDNTYPLRSTVFVAAAAEPQGQARALTAWMQSPEGQSVISALFQPVVATPDGP from the coding sequence ATGACCGGACTTCCGAAGCGGATTGTCGTATGGGCGGCTCTCTCTTCCACACTGATCGGGTGCAGTGTGCGCGGCGTGCCATCGACCGCGCCCTCCGACTCCGACGAGCCGCTCCGGATCGTCGCGACGACCTCGGCGCTTCCGCTGGTGATGGAGGCGATCAGCGCGTACGATGCCGGCGTGCTCAATGTCGAAGTGCGGACGGGCAACTACCGGCAGGCGATTACGATGCTGCTGGATGGCGATGTTCAGTTGGTCGTCACGACCCACCTTGACGCCACCGATGCCGTTCGGGTGTGGGCCGCGCCGGTCGCACAGGACGCCGTGACGTTGATCGTCCATCCGTCTAACCCGATCGAAGACATTTCCCTATCGAACGCGCGCCGTCTGTTTCAAGGGCAGGTCGGCACATGGGCCGACCTCGGCGGCGACGATCGGCCCGTGACGGTGGTCAGCCGGGAAGATGGCTCTGGCATTCGGGCACAGTTCGACCAACTGGTGATGGGCACGCGCGCCACCACCGGCGCGGCGATTACGGCCGCGTCGACCGAGAGCGTGCTGCGGCAGGTCGCCAGCGACCCGAATGCCGTTGGATACGTGTCACTGTCGTCGGTGGATCGCAGTGTACGCGCATTGTCGGTGGAAGGCGTGCTGCCGTCTGTGCGCACGCTGTCCGACAACACGTACCCGCTGCGATCGACCGTGTTTGTGGCCGCCGCCGCCGAGCCGCAAGGGCAGGCGCGCGCGCTGACCGCATGGATGCAAAGCCCGGAAGGACAGTCGGTCATCAGCGCGCTGTTTCAGCCGGTCGTAGCGACGCCTGACGGGCCATAG
- a CDS encoding glycosyltransferase family 39 protein → MQSHPRTNPIWLPVIGLLLLSTLLAARWLSYDLPFVDEWWSIFKSGGDVYGPLAPWEVWSRIVTIDPGGMGAGYYIALGGWQALVGSTPLAVRAYSLLMGVLAIAVTYRIGTRWFSPGVGIGAVVALATSAIFVNFMHEARAYTQVSLMAALSIWAYVALMRTARPRGWQVAALIFALVGLAYSHYVALSVAGVIALIHVAIGLRSRTRVWWTATGVMLVSALLYVPWIPALLEVARRGAGDVNRQLDSMNAGQAIQTLLYAFSNGSPALLLVLIGAALLGVRVRATARSPLAGGAVVALWAVIGVGLALAVNALVPFLVHLRYLMFAWPALALAVGLGAEALRRQGVPTLLILGVWGIVGAAQSLTLDFNRSLFGEIYRAPAAGVEAARDRLRDLVRSEDLLLFHFQQPGTTPFGLFIEDYLTRDLPEELSHAQFELMNNSFAETDAEYRSDVETILGAHERVWTLRVPEVEQSQRSLVLRDALADVYADCGVVYARPDAELAFYRRLPDLDALRQRPPHQYGDEDTGRARMEVITLQTVNDRAGALFSRDYFGVALGWSAGAKLKDGRWSVAVHLVDSRTDEVVQQDDYALPTGDYGCHVSLFDVPRVDGAYSVMVSVYAWETGERLPVVGYPDGRIPLDWFMVPGS, encoded by the coding sequence ATGCAGAGCCACCCGCGCACAAACCCGATCTGGCTACCAGTCATCGGCCTGCTGCTCCTGTCGACGCTGTTGGCCGCCCGCTGGCTGAGTTACGACCTGCCGTTCGTCGACGAGTGGTGGTCGATCTTCAAGTCGGGCGGTGACGTGTATGGCCCGCTGGCCCCGTGGGAGGTCTGGTCGCGGATCGTGACCATCGATCCGGGCGGGATGGGCGCGGGCTACTATATCGCGCTGGGCGGCTGGCAGGCGCTGGTCGGGTCAACCCCGCTGGCTGTGCGTGCGTACTCGCTGCTCATGGGCGTGCTTGCCATCGCCGTGACGTATCGCATCGGCACGCGCTGGTTCTCGCCGGGTGTCGGGATAGGGGCGGTGGTCGCGCTGGCAACCTCGGCCATTTTCGTCAACTTCATGCACGAGGCGCGGGCCTATACGCAGGTCTCGTTGATGGCGGCGCTCTCGATCTGGGCTTACGTCGCGTTGATGCGCACGGCGCGCCCGCGCGGGTGGCAGGTCGCCGCGCTGATATTCGCGCTTGTGGGGCTGGCATACTCGCACTACGTTGCGCTCAGCGTCGCCGGCGTGATCGCGCTGATTCATGTGGCGATCGGGCTGCGGTCTCGCACACGTGTCTGGTGGACGGCGACAGGCGTGATGCTGGTGAGCGCGCTGCTGTACGTCCCATGGATACCGGCCCTGCTCGAAGTCGCGCGGCGCGGGGCAGGGGACGTCAACCGGCAACTCGATTCGATGAATGCAGGTCAGGCGATCCAGACACTGTTGTATGCGTTCAGCAACGGAAGCCCGGCGCTTTTGCTGGTGCTGATCGGCGCGGCGCTGCTCGGCGTGCGCGTTCGTGCGACGGCGCGGTCGCCGCTTGCCGGCGGAGCGGTGGTTGCGCTGTGGGCCGTGATCGGCGTCGGGCTTGCGCTGGCCGTCAACGCGCTCGTGCCGTTTCTCGTGCATCTGCGCTATCTGATGTTCGCGTGGCCGGCGCTCGCGTTGGCCGTTGGACTCGGCGCTGAGGCGCTGCGCAGGCAGGGCGTACCCACACTATTGATCCTCGGCGTATGGGGAATCGTGGGCGCGGCACAGAGCCTGACGCTCGATTTCAACCGTTCGCTGTTCGGGGAAATTTATCGCGCCCCAGCAGCAGGCGTGGAGGCGGCCCGCGACCGCCTGCGGGACCTTGTGCGTTCCGAAGATCTGCTCCTATTTCACTTTCAGCAACCCGGCACGACACCGTTCGGCCTGTTTATCGAAGACTATCTCACGCGCGACCTTCCGGAAGAGTTGAGCCACGCGCAGTTCGAGCTGATGAACAACTCCTTCGCCGAGACCGACGCCGAGTACCGGTCGGACGTCGAGACTATCCTCGGGGCGCACGAGCGCGTGTGGACGCTGCGCGTGCCGGAGGTCGAGCAGTCGCAGCGGTCGCTGGTGCTGCGCGATGCGCTCGCGGACGTTTACGCGGACTGCGGTGTCGTATATGCCCGGCCCGACGCCGAGTTGGCGTTCTACCGCCGATTGCCGGACCTTGACGCGCTGCGACAGCGCCCTCCGCACCAGTATGGCGACGAGGACACCGGGCGCGCGCGCATGGAAGTCATTACGCTGCAGACTGTCAACGACCGCGCCGGAGCCCTATTCTCACGCGACTACTTCGGGGTTGCGCTCGGGTGGTCGGCGGGCGCCAAGCTCAAGGACGGGCGCTGGTCGGTGGCTGTCCATCTGGTCGACAGCAGGACGGACGAGGTTGTACAGCAGGACGATTACGCGCTGCCGACCGGCGACTACGGGTGCCATGTCTCGCTGTTTGACGTGCCGAGGGTCGATGGCGCGTACAGTGTGATGGTGAGCGTATACGCGTGGGAGACCGGCGAGCGCCTGCCGGTCGTTGGCTACCCGGATGGGCGCATTCCGCTCGACTGGTTCATGGTGCCGGGGTCGTAG
- a CDS encoding DUF423 domain-containing protein, protein MTEEGFKVIAVLGALLGASGVALGAFGAHGLSAVLEANGRTATYDTAVRYHLIHAAALIGIAALAAALNTSALVPAGVVLTIGTAVFSGALYLLAIFDLRIMGAIAPIGGVLMVAGWVWVLIAVLRHTPPVS, encoded by the coding sequence ATGACTGAAGAAGGGTTCAAAGTGATCGCGGTGTTAGGTGCGCTGCTCGGGGCGTCAGGCGTGGCCCTAGGGGCCTTCGGCGCGCACGGGCTGTCCGCCGTGCTCGAGGCCAATGGACGTACCGCGACGTACGATACCGCCGTGCGCTATCACCTGATCCACGCGGCAGCCCTGATCGGCATAGCCGCACTGGCCGCGGCACTCAACACATCGGCACTGGTACCTGCCGGCGTCGTCCTGACGATCGGCACGGCCGTGTTTAGCGGCGCGCTCTATCTGCTGGCGATTTTCGACCTGCGCATCATGGGCGCCATCGCCCCGATCGGCGGCGTGCTGATGGTGGCCGGGTGGGTGTGGGTTCTGATCGCCGTGCTTCGGCACACGCCACCGGTGAGTTAG
- a CDS encoding PIG-L family deacetylase: protein MPKRLLISYAHPDDESFGLGGLIGKYVASGVEVYYLCATNGDAGTVSPDLLNGYKSVAELRLAELDAATEILGFTHVYKLGYKDSGMMGMSANHDPDSLWYAGQHKPAEVVRRVVEIIREVRPHVVITFNKYGGYGHPDHIAIQRATTEAVDHAADPAYATGHELWRVQKLYYSGIAKWMVRWRIWRSRLRGENPRKMGRNKDIDVVKILEHVEPTHTRVDVRDWFDIWDRASAVHVSQGGGGFRSIPKRLRPVLTPYQTFTRVIPKPARNRIDEDDLFDGVSAED, encoded by the coding sequence ATGCCAAAACGACTCCTCATAAGCTACGCCCACCCCGATGACGAGAGCTTCGGCTTGGGCGGCCTCATCGGCAAATACGTCGCCAGCGGTGTCGAGGTCTACTATCTGTGTGCGACCAACGGTGACGCCGGGACGGTCTCACCGGACCTGCTCAATGGCTACAAGTCGGTCGCCGAGCTGCGCCTCGCCGAACTGGACGCGGCAACCGAAATCCTCGGCTTCACGCACGTGTATAAGCTAGGCTACAAGGACAGCGGCATGATGGGCATGTCCGCCAATCACGACCCCGACAGCCTGTGGTACGCCGGGCAGCACAAGCCTGCTGAGGTTGTGCGGCGCGTGGTGGAGATCATCCGCGAGGTGCGCCCGCATGTGGTCATCACTTTCAACAAGTACGGCGGTTACGGCCATCCTGACCACATCGCCATTCAGCGCGCCACGACCGAGGCTGTCGACCACGCCGCCGACCCGGCCTACGCCACAGGCCATGAGCTGTGGCGCGTGCAGAAGCTGTACTACAGTGGCATCGCCAAATGGATGGTGCGCTGGCGGATTTGGCGGTCTCGCCTACGCGGAGAGAACCCGCGCAAGATGGGCCGCAACAAAGACATCGACGTGGTGAAGATCCTTGAACACGTCGAGCCGACACACACCCGCGTCGACGTCCGCGACTGGTTCGACATCTGGGACCGCGCCAGCGCCGTACACGTCAGTCAGGGCGGCGGGGGGTTCCGCAGCATTCCCAAGCGTCTGCGCCCCGTCCTCACGCCATACCAGACGTTCACCCGGGTCATCCCCAAGCCAGCGCGCAACCGCATCGACGAGGACGACCTGTTCGACGGTGTGTCAGCCGAGGACTGA